One part of the Terriglobales bacterium genome encodes these proteins:
- the crcB gene encoding fluoride efflux transporter CrcB, with protein MLQAIALVMLGGALGAAARYLVTHLFSEVSRHQGFPFGTLLVNVFGCFAVGYVLTWSSDHAHDRWRLLAATGFCGGFTTFSAFAYESMAYYHAGQVLLLGLNVVLNNALSLLALVAGIRFHNGG; from the coding sequence ATGCTGCAAGCTATCGCTCTGGTCATGCTCGGAGGCGCGCTCGGCGCCGCCGCCCGCTACCTCGTCACCCACCTGTTCTCGGAGGTCAGCCGCCACCAGGGCTTCCCCTTCGGGACCCTGCTGGTCAATGTCTTCGGCTGCTTTGCCGTCGGCTACGTCCTTACCTGGTCCTCCGACCACGCGCACGACCGCTGGCGCCTGCTCGCCGCCACCGGCTTCTGCGGCGGCTTCACCACCTTCTCCGCCTTCGCCTACGAGTCCATGGCCTACTACCACGCCGGCCAGGTGCTGCTGCTCGGCCTCAACGTCGTCCTCAATAACGCCCTGTCACTCCTCGCCCTGGTCGCCGGCATCCGCTTCCACAACGGCGGCTAG
- a CDS encoding glycerol-3-phosphate dehydrogenase/oxidase yields MRLTGQRFDVAIIGGGINGVAIARACARSRMRTLLVEQNDFASGVTSRSTRIIHGGLRYLQHGELGLVRESLKERGRMLREYPHLVRPLKFVLALPRSSGHSALAIRTGLWLYKNLGRPRVSESESGLEQLLDREDLATFDYDDAQCEFPERLVAEWLSEAVAAGAIVRNHCRALDLTIRDRRVKGLTVRHDLTGEETYVEAAHVINATGPWADRFAAAAGVNTRQPMLGGLRGSHIVLPRFADAPRSAVYTEAPDGRPIFVIPWNGQLLCGTTEVPDSGDPERTQPTAQEISYLLDSVNRLFPAAQVSAADILYSFAGIRPLPHAPGSEPAAVTRRHHIRDHADDGARGLYSIIGGKLTTAASLAREVVRKLGAEVIEPPHALIAPAPADGIAATLRQWARQVSAVAHIPESTAIGIAEWHGRRALCVARLAATDGFLRQPLCEHSGHIVAEAVEAARYECAVTLGDILLRRVPVALSGCWSPACTQAAARNIGFALGWDQRRIALESERFEQERAAFLVKPAELSRPQRAA; encoded by the coding sequence ATGAGGCTGACCGGCCAGCGCTTCGACGTGGCCATCATCGGAGGCGGCATCAACGGCGTGGCCATCGCGCGCGCCTGCGCCCGCTCCCGGATGCGCACCCTGCTGGTCGAGCAGAACGACTTCGCCAGCGGCGTGACCAGCCGCTCGACTCGCATCATCCACGGCGGCCTGCGCTACCTGCAGCACGGCGAGCTCGGCCTGGTCCGCGAGTCGCTGAAAGAACGCGGGCGCATGCTGCGCGAGTACCCGCACCTGGTCCGCCCGCTCAAGTTCGTGCTCGCCCTGCCGCGCAGCTCCGGACACAGCGCGCTCGCCATCCGCACCGGCCTCTGGCTCTACAAGAATCTTGGGCGCCCGCGCGTTTCCGAGTCCGAGAGCGGACTCGAGCAGCTGCTCGACCGCGAGGACCTCGCCACCTTCGATTACGACGACGCCCAGTGCGAGTTCCCCGAGCGCCTGGTCGCCGAGTGGCTGAGCGAAGCCGTCGCCGCCGGCGCCATCGTCCGCAACCACTGCCGCGCGCTCGACCTCACCATCCGCGACCGCCGCGTCAAAGGCCTCACCGTCCGCCACGACCTCACCGGTGAAGAGACCTACGTCGAGGCCGCGCACGTCATCAACGCCACCGGCCCGTGGGCCGACCGCTTCGCCGCCGCCGCCGGCGTGAACACCCGGCAGCCCATGCTCGGCGGCCTCCGCGGCTCCCACATCGTGCTACCGCGCTTCGCGGACGCCCCTCGCTCGGCGGTCTACACCGAGGCGCCCGACGGCCGCCCCATCTTCGTCATCCCGTGGAACGGGCAACTGCTTTGCGGCACGACCGAGGTGCCGGACTCCGGCGACCCCGAGCGCACGCAGCCGACCGCCCAGGAGATCTCGTACCTGCTCGATTCGGTGAACCGGCTCTTCCCCGCCGCGCAGGTCAGCGCCGCCGACATCCTTTATTCCTTCGCCGGCATTCGCCCGCTGCCGCACGCGCCCGGCTCGGAGCCTGCCGCGGTGACGCGCCGCCATCACATCCGCGACCACGCCGACGACGGCGCGCGCGGCCTGTACTCCATCATCGGCGGCAAGCTGACCACCGCCGCGTCGCTCGCGCGCGAGGTCGTCCGCAAGCTCGGCGCCGAGGTCATCGAGCCACCGCACGCGCTCATCGCGCCCGCGCCCGCCGACGGCATCGCCGCCACGCTGCGCCAGTGGGCGCGCCAGGTCTCCGCCGTCGCGCACATCCCGGAATCGACCGCCATCGGCATCGCGGAGTGGCACGGGCGCCGCGCCCTGTGCGTCGCGCGCCTCGCCGCCACCGACGGCTTCCTCCGCCAGCCGCTCTGCGAGCACTCCGGCCACATCGTCGCCGAAGCCGTGGAAGCCGCGCGCTACGAGTGCGCCGTCACCCTGGGCGACATCCTCCTCCGCCGCGTCCCCGTCGCGCTCAGCGGCTGCTGGTCGCCGGCGTGCACGCAGGCCGCCGCCCGCAACATCGGATTCGCTCTTGGCTGGGACCAGCGCCGCATCGCGCTCGAGAGCGAGCGCTTCGAGCAGGAGCGCGCCGCCTTCCTGGTGAAGCCTGCGGAGCTATCGCGCCCGCAGCGTGCGGCATAG
- a CDS encoding glycerophosphodiester phosphodiesterase, whose product MLLLGHRGARKYARENSFAAFETALEHGCDGFEFDVRRTSDERGVVVHDADVQRVPVAENSYLNLCSLTSGVMPCVEDVVRRYAARAFLDIELKVPELDDAVAEALRESPPEKGYVVSSFLPEVLESLHRTDGRMKLGYICDDRKRLAKWRELPVECVIPHYGLVDAAFVQELQGAGKQVFVWTVNRKEEMLHMRELGVDAVISDDTQLLCRTLRAR is encoded by the coding sequence ATGCTCTTGCTGGGGCATCGCGGGGCGCGCAAGTACGCGCGCGAGAACTCCTTCGCCGCCTTCGAGACCGCGCTCGAGCACGGCTGCGACGGCTTCGAGTTCGACGTGCGGCGCACCAGCGATGAGCGCGGCGTGGTGGTGCACGACGCCGACGTCCAGCGCGTCCCGGTGGCGGAGAATTCCTACCTCAACCTGTGCAGCCTGACGAGCGGCGTGATGCCGTGCGTCGAGGACGTGGTGCGCCGCTACGCGGCGCGCGCGTTCCTGGATATCGAGCTCAAGGTGCCGGAGCTGGACGACGCGGTGGCGGAGGCGCTGCGCGAGTCGCCGCCCGAGAAGGGCTACGTGGTGTCGTCGTTCCTGCCGGAGGTGCTGGAGTCGCTGCATCGCACCGACGGGCGGATGAAGCTGGGCTACATCTGCGACGACCGCAAGCGCCTGGCGAAGTGGCGCGAGCTGCCGGTGGAGTGCGTGATCCCGCACTACGGGCTGGTGGACGCCGCGTTCGTGCAGGAGCTGCAGGGCGCGGGCAAGCAGGTGTTCGTGTGGACGGTGAACCGCAAGGAAGAGATGCTGCACATGCGGGAGCTGGGCGTGGACGCGGTCATCTCGGACGACACGCAGCTGCTATGCCGCACGCTGCGGGCGCGATAG
- the bshC gene encoding bacillithiol biosynthesis cysteine-adding enzyme BshC gives MLLESPAEVVLSLKPECLPFSAVPHTTKLFADYVAKAETVRAFYPAGFGPRAPKDFPAERRRAVADILEKQNRAWGASAATLENIARLREGAAAVVTGQQVGLFGGPLFALYKALTAIKLAVEESKAGRPAAPIFWLATEDHDLAEVNHATLLTADMQLVRVQTPTRAHDNAPMSAVRLGEEIAPVVAQALEALGSSEASEALREAYRPGETLGSAFAKLYSKLFAHSGVILLDASDPELHRLAAPIYLAALDRCSELHDALAARDRELEKAGYHAQVKNVASHTLLFGKPNGARLPLRRSNGAFVLGDEKLSAAEIRGRVERNPEQFSPNVLLRPVVEDHLLPTAAYVGGPAEVAYFAQAAVVYEKLLGRVTPALARFAATVVEPKVAKLAEKHRVKPQETFVGAEKFGEILAARNLPAEVEARFNTAQAELESAIAEMQQPLAQLDPTVAKAAEKSAAKMLYQFHRVRAKAARAELRRSEELRRHAQQMMNALYPQGHLQERQVAGISLVARHGPQLLLTLYDAIQPACSGHQVVSL, from the coding sequence GTGCTGCTAGAATCGCCCGCCGAGGTCGTCCTGAGCTTGAAGCCTGAGTGTCTGCCGTTCAGCGCGGTGCCGCACACGACGAAGCTGTTCGCCGACTACGTGGCGAAGGCGGAGACGGTGCGCGCGTTCTATCCGGCAGGGTTCGGGCCGCGAGCGCCCAAGGATTTTCCCGCGGAGCGGCGGCGCGCGGTCGCGGACATCCTGGAAAAACAGAACCGGGCGTGGGGAGCGAGCGCAGCGACGCTCGAGAACATCGCCAGGCTGCGCGAGGGCGCGGCGGCGGTCGTGACCGGGCAGCAGGTCGGGTTGTTCGGCGGGCCGCTGTTCGCGCTCTACAAGGCGCTGACGGCGATCAAGCTGGCGGTGGAGGAATCGAAGGCGGGGCGGCCGGCGGCGCCCATCTTCTGGCTCGCGACCGAGGACCACGACCTCGCCGAGGTGAACCACGCGACGCTGCTGACGGCGGACATGCAGCTCGTCCGGGTACAGACGCCGACGCGCGCGCACGACAACGCGCCGATGAGCGCGGTGAGGCTGGGCGAGGAGATCGCGCCGGTCGTCGCGCAGGCGCTCGAGGCCCTGGGAAGCTCGGAGGCGAGCGAGGCGCTGCGCGAAGCCTACCGGCCGGGCGAGACGCTGGGCTCGGCCTTCGCCAAGCTGTATTCCAAGTTGTTCGCGCACTCGGGCGTGATCCTGCTCGACGCCAGCGATCCCGAACTGCACCGGCTGGCCGCGCCCATCTACCTGGCCGCGCTCGACCGATGTAGCGAGTTGCATGACGCGCTGGCCGCGCGCGACCGCGAGCTGGAAAAGGCGGGCTATCACGCGCAGGTGAAGAACGTGGCGTCGCACACGCTACTGTTCGGCAAGCCCAACGGCGCGCGGCTTCCGCTGCGGCGCTCCAACGGCGCGTTCGTCTTAGGCGATGAAAAGTTGAGCGCAGCGGAGATCCGCGGGCGCGTCGAGAGAAATCCTGAACAATTCAGTCCTAACGTCCTGCTGCGGCCGGTGGTCGAGGACCACCTGCTGCCGACGGCGGCGTACGTGGGCGGGCCGGCGGAGGTGGCGTACTTCGCGCAGGCGGCGGTGGTCTACGAGAAGCTGCTGGGGCGGGTGACGCCGGCGCTCGCGCGCTTTGCCGCGACGGTGGTCGAGCCCAAGGTGGCGAAGCTGGCGGAGAAGCATCGCGTGAAGCCGCAGGAGACGTTCGTGGGAGCGGAGAAGTTCGGCGAGATCCTGGCGGCGCGGAACCTGCCGGCGGAGGTCGAGGCGCGCTTCAACACGGCGCAGGCGGAGCTGGAGAGCGCGATCGCGGAGATGCAGCAGCCGCTGGCGCAGCTCGACCCGACGGTGGCGAAGGCGGCGGAGAAGTCGGCGGCCAAGATGCTGTACCAGTTCCACCGCGTGCGGGCGAAGGCGGCGCGCGCGGAGCTGCGGCGGTCCGAGGAGCTGCGCCGGCACGCGCAGCAGATGATGAACGCGCTCTATCCGCAGGGGCACCTGCAGGAGCGGCAGGTCGCGGGGATCTCGCTGGTGGCGCGACACGGGCCGCAGTTGCTGCTCACGCTGTATGACGCCATCCAGCCGGCGTGCAGCGGGCACCAGGTCGTCTCCCTCTAG
- a CDS encoding ATP-binding protein: MRLFWKIFLSFWLLVTTLVIVVLVTNWNRRSDRYDYFRQQQIALVGNSTDFAVAEYERDGAPGLEHALSRINTRINGELWILDDNNRPIQGGELPKAIQPALTMADDVTARGEELLVRLPFEHEGKRYMALARLRMRKPPPLPFFRDPAAQIPLGVLLSSIVCFVLARWIARPVSALRRSAQRISEGELDARVDGKYEGRDELGQLTRDFNLMAERLQQTLASQQRMFADVSHELRSPLSRLTLALELAKQRSGPAAATALERIEIETERLNELVQQILRLAKLEAGVFRDRYEVLSVTEMLDQVAKDAEIEATAKQCAVVLKNEVSALVEGDADVLRSALENVVRNAIQHSPAASQIELVQRKAGSSSVAIEVADRGPGVKPEDLGRMFQPFYRGDHSRQTPTGVGLGLAIAERAVVAHRGSIRAANREQTGLKVEIRLPMYGIES; encoded by the coding sequence GTGCGGCTCTTCTGGAAGATCTTCCTGTCGTTCTGGCTGCTGGTGACGACGCTGGTCATCGTGGTGCTGGTGACGAACTGGAACCGGCGCAGCGACCGCTACGACTACTTCCGGCAGCAGCAGATCGCGCTGGTCGGCAACAGCACCGATTTCGCGGTGGCGGAGTACGAGCGCGACGGCGCGCCGGGGTTGGAGCACGCGCTCAGCCGCATCAACACGCGGATCAACGGCGAACTGTGGATCCTGGACGACAACAACCGGCCCATCCAGGGCGGGGAGCTGCCGAAAGCCATCCAGCCGGCGCTCACCATGGCCGACGACGTGACGGCGAGGGGCGAAGAGCTGCTGGTGCGGCTGCCGTTCGAGCACGAAGGGAAGCGCTACATGGCGCTGGCGCGGCTGCGGATGCGCAAGCCGCCGCCGCTGCCGTTCTTCCGCGACCCGGCGGCGCAGATCCCGCTGGGCGTGCTGCTGTCGAGCATCGTGTGCTTCGTGCTGGCGCGCTGGATCGCGCGCCCGGTCTCGGCGCTGCGGCGCTCGGCGCAGCGCATCTCCGAGGGCGAGCTGGATGCGCGCGTCGACGGGAAGTACGAAGGGCGCGACGAGCTCGGGCAGCTCACGCGTGACTTCAACCTGATGGCGGAGCGGCTGCAGCAGACCCTGGCCAGCCAGCAGCGCATGTTCGCCGACGTCTCACACGAGCTGCGCTCGCCGTTGTCGCGGCTCACGCTGGCGCTCGAGCTGGCGAAGCAGCGCTCCGGCCCGGCGGCGGCGACCGCGCTGGAGCGCATCGAGATCGAGACCGAGCGGCTCAACGAGCTGGTGCAGCAGATCCTGAGGCTGGCGAAGCTCGAGGCCGGAGTCTTCCGCGACCGCTACGAGGTGCTGAGCGTGACCGAGATGCTTGACCAGGTGGCGAAGGACGCCGAGATCGAGGCCACCGCGAAGCAGTGCGCCGTCGTGCTGAAGAACGAGGTGAGCGCGCTGGTGGAAGGCGACGCCGACGTGCTGCGCTCGGCGCTGGAGAACGTGGTGCGCAATGCCATCCAGCACAGCCCGGCGGCGAGCCAGATCGAGCTGGTGCAGCGCAAGGCGGGGAGCTCGAGCGTGGCCATCGAGGTGGCCGACCGCGGGCCGGGCGTGAAGCCGGAAGACCTTGGCCGGATGTTCCAGCCGTTCTACCGCGGGGACCACTCGCGGCAGACGCCGACCGGCGTCGGGCTGGGCTTGGCCATCGCCGAGCGCGCGGTGGTCGCGCACCGCGGGAGTATCCGCGCGGCGAACCGCGAGCAGACGGGATTGAAGGTGGAGATCAGGCTGCCGATGTACGGGATCGAGTCGTAA
- a CDS encoding response regulator transcription factor: MERLLIIDDDVELCALVREFLGPEGFELDTVHDPEQGLARLKSGIHALLILDVMLPGINGFDVLRKIRANGSHIPVLLLTARGDEVDRIVGLELGADDYLAKPFHPRELVARIRAILRRTHEKEEKPERQMGHLQVGDVELDRGTRSVRRGKRTLNLTSLEFDILRFLLENAGRVVSRDQLAEAVMGKTLSPFDRSIDMHISKIRRKLGEHPGKQLIKTVRNAGYLFVLASEGR; the protein is encoded by the coding sequence GTGGAGCGGCTGCTCATCATCGACGACGACGTGGAGCTGTGCGCGCTGGTGCGCGAGTTCCTCGGGCCGGAGGGCTTCGAGCTCGACACGGTGCACGACCCGGAGCAGGGGCTGGCAAGGCTGAAGAGCGGCATCCACGCGCTGCTCATCCTCGACGTGATGCTGCCGGGCATCAACGGCTTCGACGTGCTGCGCAAGATCCGCGCCAACGGGTCGCACATCCCGGTGCTGCTGTTGACGGCGCGCGGCGACGAGGTGGACCGCATCGTCGGGCTGGAGCTGGGCGCCGACGACTATCTCGCGAAGCCGTTTCATCCGCGCGAGCTGGTGGCGCGCATCCGCGCCATCCTGCGGCGGACGCACGAGAAAGAAGAGAAGCCCGAGCGGCAGATGGGGCACCTCCAGGTGGGCGACGTGGAACTCGACCGCGGGACGCGCTCGGTGCGCCGCGGGAAGCGAACGCTGAACCTGACGTCGCTGGAGTTCGACATCCTGCGGTTCCTGCTGGAGAACGCCGGGCGGGTGGTGAGCCGCGACCAGCTCGCCGAAGCGGTGATGGGCAAGACGCTGTCGCCCTTCGACCGCTCCATCGACATGCACATCTCGAAGATCCGGCGGAAGCTGGGCGAGCACCCGGGCAAGCAGCTCATCAAGACGGTGCGCAACGCGGGCTATCTTTTCGTGCTCGCGAGCGAAGGCAGGTAA